The region ACTAAGTCACGAAAATTATTAAAGTTATGAACAAGGTCATTTTAAACAGTATTATTTGCATCTGTGAGTGATAATTTTTGATAAGCATATATTTTATTAAACTTTGTGTCTTGGTGACTTAGTGGCTCTGAATTATTCAGGCTATGGAGTTTTCGCAAAACACTGTCACCATTAGAGTTACTAGTAACTATTGACAAAATTCAGCTGAAGGTTGTGGCGTTTTGTAATGACCCCATGCTTTAGCTTGGGGGATTAACAGATCACTAGAAATTCAGGGCTTTAGCCCAACTGTGTAGCTGGTTGTCTTGGGCTAAAGCCCTAGGTAATAGTAGGTTATCATACCCCCAAGCTAAAGCATGGGGTAAGCGTTGTCCTTATTCTCACACAGCCTCTATACCCTTATATCCCTGACATCCTCGTCTCCAGGTACGCATTTAGGGGAAGAACCATAAAAGAAAAAACCCCTGCACCTCAACAGGATGTTGAGCCACAAGGGTTCCAAGATTGGTGACCGCGGCAGGGATCGAACCTGCGACCAATTGATTAAAAGTCAACTGCTCTACCAACTGAGCTACGCGGCCATAACAAAAATTACGAATTACAAATTGAGTAACTCGATTATTTCGTATTATTTAAAAAAGCAAATCTAGTGCAGAACAAGCGTTCTACCAACTGCGTGTCCCGGCGAACTTGACAGGTTAAAAAAGCGAGGCAATATAGTTTTGTCCATACCGCAGGCAAAACAAATTCCCCATAATATTTGGGTGAAATTAAAAAACACTATTTGGGATTGGTTGCCCTGAAAATTTATCTATCTTCAAAGATATGAGAAAACAAAGCAATAGCCCCTGGCGAACCCTCTCTACAGCAGTATATGGTGCCCCTAATGAAGGGAAAATCTATGGCAACATTGAAGTTGATGTTACCGCTGCCTGGGAGATGATCAAGAACCATCGCAACGAAGGGCGCCGAATCACCATGACCCACCTGGTGACAGGTGCAATTGGACGAACCCTGGGCTGGGATATCCCGGAAATGAATGCCTTTGTACAACGGGGGCATGTCGTCCAACGTGATGAAGTGATCGTGACGGTGGCTGTCAACATGCACGGCGGTCGCGAGATGTCCAGCGTCAAGTTGTATGATGCCCACAAAAAAAATGTTTTTGAGATCGGTGACAGAATTCGCAGCAAGGCCGCAGAAGCGCGTGGCGGTTCTGATAATGATACGATGGAAAACAAGTCATTTCTGATCAAAGTTCCCTGGCCCTTCAGGCGGATGTTGTTTTTACTCTTCCGCTTTATCACAAGTACCCTGGGACTGGAGATCAAATCACTGGGATTAGGTCATAATGCCTTTGGCTCAATTCTACTCTCGAACATTGGTTCACATGGGTTGACTACTGGCATGGCTGCTCTCTTTCCAGGCTCCAAGCTGCCTGGCGTGATAACCATGGGCAAGGAAGAGGAAAAAGCGGTTGTTGTGGATGGTGAGATCGTGATCCGCAAGATCCTGCCGTTGACAGGTACTTTTGATCATCGTATCATTGATGGATATCACGCTGGCATGATGGCTCATCACATCAAGCGGTATTTAGAAAATCCTGAACTCCTGGCTGTTGCTCCGGTTGAGTTGACCGAAGGTGTTTTGAACCAATAATTCACTCAAATAATTGATGGAAACAGATGGGGCTAAGTCTTCCTTAGTCGATACTCCAACATGATCGTCGCTGCCAGGATGTTTAAATTCTCAAATATTTTCTGAGCTCCCAGATTGACTTCTTCTGAGGTCACATTAAAACAACCACAATTGAAATCCAAACCTCGTGCCATGGCTGATGCGATAGCCAGCGTGAAAGTCAGGGTCATGCCGCCGATCAGGATGTTGGCCGCTCTGGGGTAACGGTTGAAAACCAGTGCCAGCCCGGCGATAAATTCAACCCAGGGTAGGATAATAGCAGTGATATGCAGCAGGGAGACTGGTAGGATACGATAGTTGGAGACCGCTTTTGCAAATAGACCCGGGTTCCAGATCTTATCCAGACTGGCGTAAATGAACAACAGTCCCAACCCCATGCGGAGCAGCAGAATTGTCGCAGCCCAATATTTTGTTCCAGCAAAACGAGTCATTACTGCGCTCATGTTAAGGATTTTCCGTTATTGGATATCCAGCAGTCTGCCATTCCTGCCAGCCCTCGAAAAAGAAGTAGACCCTGGCAAACCCCATGGTCTTAAGGTCAGCAGCCAGATCAATGGAAGCATTGCAGTCCACGCCATCGCAGTAGGTGATCAGTACCTGTTGCTTCGGGAGGTTGTCAAGCATGGACAGTGAATCCATAAAAGCGTGGGCGGGGAGGTTGATGGCTCCAGAAATGTGTCCCTGTTGGTAATCATCCTGGTCGCGGGCATCCAGAAACAGACCACTCCCTTCCAGATAGGCAAGGTAAGCGTCATATATACCAATGCTGGTGGCTTCATGCTCATTGCCATTGGGGTTAATGGTAACTGTTGGGACGGTCGTTTCCCCTGAATCTGAGTTGATCAGGGTCAGCTGAGTTTTTAGGCCGATTCCATTTGGCAGTACGACCTGTGCTGTTAGCCCGAGAAGGATTGATACCAGCACTAAGGTCAGGATCTCTTTTACGAGTTTTTGGATATTTTGCATAAGGCGCGATAATAAATAACACTGGAAACTAATCCAATAAGGAATTAGAGAATTTGTATTCGGTTTAAGCTGACATTTGGGTGGACACCCTCTATATTCCCCCGCTATTATTTAAGGAGGAACTATGGCTGCAAAACGAATTGTTATTGGTGATACTGAGGTCGAGATCCCGGATATCGGAATCAAGGCCTTTATTTATCCTGTTTTACTATTGATCGTGGTTTGGATTGTTTTTGCCGGACCATTTTACATCGTCGCCCCCGAAGAGAATGGGGTTGTGCGAACTTTCGGAAAGTTATCTCAAGTAACCGAATCTGGACTCAGATTTAAATTTCCCTGGCCTATCCAAACCGTGGATTTGGTGAATGTGGAAGAAGTACGACGTCTTGAACTGGGCTTTCGGACCGTGCGAACAGGTGGCGCATCAAGTGCAGCACAATACAAAAAAGTGCCTTCGGAAGCTTTGATGCTTACCGGGGATGAGAACATTGTTAGTGTGGATCTGGTGGTTCAGTACAAGGTGAAGGATGCCGGGCATTTTCTATTTCGAATCGCTCGTCCCCAACGAGCAGTTGCCCATGCTGCTGAAGCTGCCATCAGACAGGTAGTTGGTTCACAACCCATTGATCAGACCTTGACCACTGGTAAAGCCATGATTGAGGCCTCGACCAAGGAATTGCTGCAAAAAGTTCTGGATAGTTATGAGTCGGGGATCTTTATCGCTCAGGTAAAGCTTCAGGATGTGACTCCTCCGCAGCAGGTAGATGCTGCTTTTAAAGATGTTCAATCTGCTAAAGAGGAAAAAGAAAAAAAGGTCAATATTGCATTGGGCTACCGCAATGAGATCATTCCAAAGGCTCGTGGAGAGGCTGCTCAGGCCCTGCAGGAGGCTGAGGCCTATAAGCAGAAGCGTGTCAAAGAAGCTGAAGGTGATGCATCTCGGTTTACCCAGATGCTCAATCAATATCGATTGGCCAAGGATGTGACCCGAACCCGTATGTATCTGGAAACCATGGAAGAGATCTTCCCCAAAATGGACAAATACATTGTGGATGGTAAAGATGCCGGAGGATTAGTAAATGTCCTCAGCCTGGAGAAAGTGAAAGGGGGTTCCAAATGAAAAATATAGGAACTATTATTGTCGCTTTCGTGGTGTTGTTGTTTGTCTATGGCGGTATCATGATCGTTGATGAAACTGAGCAGATAGTGATTGTTCAGATGGGAAAACCGGTTCGAAACATAACAGAGCCTGGTCTGAATTTCAAGATTCCCTTTATTCAGTCGGCAACGGTTTTTGAGAAGCGGCTACTGGAATATGATAGTGCTCCCAATACGATTCTCACCGAGGATAAAAAGAATTTGATCCTGGACAATTACGCCCAGTGGAGAATCTCAGATCCTCTGAAATTTATGCAGACCATGCGGACTCAGGCTTTAGCTCAATCCCGTCTGGATGATATTATCTATTCCAGTTTAAGGGTGCAGTTGGGAACGCATCTCATGCATGAGATTGTTTCGACAATGCGTGACTCACTCATGCATAAAGTGACTCAGAATGCCAATGAAACAGCTGCTGACTTTGGGGTAGAGATCATTGATGTGCGGATCAAACGGGCTGATCTTCCCCGTGAAAATGAACAAGCTGTCTTTGAGCGAATGGCAGCAGAACGTCAACGGATGGCCAAGCAGTTTCGGTCTGAAGGTGAAGAAGAAGCGGTTAAGATTCGGGCAGAGACTGATAAAGATCGTGAAATTATTCTAGCGGATGCCTATAAGAAAGCTCAAGAAGTTCGTGGAGCAGGCGAAGCACGGGCGATCAATATCTACGCCAAGGCTTACCAGCGTGATCCCAGCTTCTACGAGTTCGTAAGAACCATGGATGCCTACAAAAAGGTCTTCGATGAGAGAACCAAGCTGGTATTGACTCCAGAATCTGATTTTCTCAGGTATTTGAAAGAGATGAAATAATCCTTTAGGAGTAAGTTAAATCCAATCTTGTATTGAAAAGGTAGCTGTCTGATGATGGCTACCTTTTTTTTAGGTAACTTTCATCTGACTCAACCAGTTTCCGGAACTGCGGAGTAGTGACCCGTCTCCGTCCACAGGCTTCACCGCGGCAGGCTAAACTGGTTTCAATGCATCTCGGAGTAAAGGAGCCGTTTGAAAAATTATGAGGCTCTGAAACCTGTTTGGCTCGTTCCGCTCCCTGAAAACAGGTTTTGTAAAACAAAAACTACCTGCCAAGTAAAAGAGAGATTGCCACGTCGTTGACACTCCTCGCAAAGACGAAACCAAAAATTCATCTACAAGCCATCGATCTAAACCACAATACACCCCATACCCAAAAATCTTAGCGGGCTCTACAAGAGGATATTAAACCAGCCCATGTTATCCGTAAGTATATTTTACATATTATAGCCACAAAGTCACTAACCTGCATTATTCATGAATTATTGCCACGAAGACACTAAGTCACGAAAAGTATTAAAGTTATGAACAAGGTCATTTTAAACAGTATTATTTACATCTGTGAGTGATAATTTTTGATAAGCATATATTTTATTAAACTTTGTGTCTTGGTGACTTAGTGGCTATGAATTATTCAGGCTAAGGCACTATGTTCTATAAAATCCCTGAATGGCTCTTTGAGCCTTTGCTTGTCCGGCGTAGCTCTTCGAGCGAAGATGGATGTCTTCGTGGCAAAAGGACTTACACTGCTGCGAGGTGATGACTCCTGATGCATACGGTTATCTCAGGCCAGCTTAATAGAAGAGATTTATTCTTTGGTTAAATTTCAAGATAGGGTTTAGACCATTCGTCTAAACCGCATAAAAACCTTAATTGCAGCGTGAAAAAGACTACATTCTCGCCACGATGCTTCCGCGACTACCTCAAAGATTATCTTATAGGATTCTGGTGACGTTTTGTCTACTTGGATCTATCGCTTATGGTCAGGTTGACAGCACCAGTAGCTATCCACCATTCGATAGCCAGTTATTGCGGTTAAAGGTCCCTGAAGCCTTCCAGAGGAGCAGCCTAAAACTTGAGATCTTTGCCGATTCTTCCTGGCAGTTATACCGAGGGAGCGTTTCACTTGGGTTTTCAGAAGCGCTGAACCTGTTGGGACAGTCAGAAAAGATCGCTCAATCTGAAGCTCACTTAAAAAAGGAAGCCGAGTTGTTCAAAGATTATCGCTCGCGACGTGTGTTTTCAATGATCGCAGGGACTGGCGGTGCCACATATTTGGCAGTTGTCTGGTCCAAAGGCTGGTTATATCAGATCCCCGGTTATGTGGCTATCATCGTTGCTGGTCAACGTCTGTGGGAGAGCCGCAAGATCGAGATGCTGGCGCTTCGGGAACAGTACTATATTCAAACACTTGTAAGCCCGTCACAGATACAACTGCTGGTTGATGACTATAACTTTGAGCTGTATCAGTATCTATCAAATGCAGGAATTCAATTCAGTGATAGTTAAGCATTTTGGGCGGGGTCTGCTGCTCATCAGTATCAGCTTGTCTGTTTCTGCTTTTGAAATTTACCACGAAGCTCCTGAAAATTTCCTGCAAGGGGTTCCAGGCCAACTGGAAGTCCTCACTCCGCACTACCTTGATAATGTCGATTTTGTAAGGTTGTACCTCAAAGCGCAAGACCAAAGTGCCTATCAGGAGTTGAATTTCTATAACCAGGAGGGAGCCTGGTATTGCGATATTCCAGCGAGCTTTATGAATGCAGATACCCTTTGCTATTACATCGGTGCTTCTTTTGGTCCAGCCGGTCTGGCAGCTCTTCCTGCAAAAGATCCAGAGCTTTATCCTTTTAAAATTCC is a window of Candidatus Neomarinimicrobiota bacterium DNA encoding:
- a CDS encoding 2-oxo acid dehydrogenase subunit E2, which produces MRKQSNSPWRTLSTAVYGAPNEGKIYGNIEVDVTAAWEMIKNHRNEGRRITMTHLVTGAIGRTLGWDIPEMNAFVQRGHVVQRDEVIVTVAVNMHGGREMSSVKLYDAHKKNVFEIGDRIRSKAAEARGGSDNDTMENKSFLIKVPWPFRRMLFLLFRFITSTLGLEIKSLGLGHNAFGSILLSNIGSHGLTTGMAALFPGSKLPGVITMGKEEEKAVVVDGEIVIRKILPLTGTFDHRIIDGYHAGMMAHHIKRYLENPELLAVAPVELTEGVLNQ
- a CDS encoding MauE/DoxX family redox-associated membrane protein, with the translated sequence MSAVMTRFAGTKYWAATILLLRMGLGLLFIYASLDKIWNPGLFAKAVSNYRILPVSLLHITAIILPWVEFIAGLALVFNRYPRAANILIGGMTLTFTLAIASAMARGLDFNCGCFNVTSEEVNLGAQKIFENLNILAATIMLEYRLRKT
- a CDS encoding rhodanese-like domain-containing protein, with protein sequence MQNIQKLVKEILTLVLVSILLGLTAQVVLPNGIGLKTQLTLINSDSGETTVPTVTINPNGNEHEATSIGIYDAYLAYLEGSGLFLDARDQDDYQQGHISGAINLPAHAFMDSLSMLDNLPKQQVLITYCDGVDCNASIDLAADLKTMGFARVYFFFEGWQEWQTAGYPITENP
- the hflK gene encoding FtsH protease activity modulator HflK; protein product: MAAKRIVIGDTEVEIPDIGIKAFIYPVLLLIVVWIVFAGPFYIVAPEENGVVRTFGKLSQVTESGLRFKFPWPIQTVDLVNVEEVRRLELGFRTVRTGGASSAAQYKKVPSEALMLTGDENIVSVDLVVQYKVKDAGHFLFRIARPQRAVAHAAEAAIRQVVGSQPIDQTLTTGKAMIEASTKELLQKVLDSYESGIFIAQVKLQDVTPPQQVDAAFKDVQSAKEEKEKKVNIALGYRNEIIPKARGEAAQALQEAEAYKQKRVKEAEGDASRFTQMLNQYRLAKDVTRTRMYLETMEEIFPKMDKYIVDGKDAGGLVNVLSLEKVKGGSK
- the hflC gene encoding protease modulator HflC, encoding MKNIGTIIVAFVVLLFVYGGIMIVDETEQIVIVQMGKPVRNITEPGLNFKIPFIQSATVFEKRLLEYDSAPNTILTEDKKNLILDNYAQWRISDPLKFMQTMRTQALAQSRLDDIIYSSLRVQLGTHLMHEIVSTMRDSLMHKVTQNANETAADFGVEIIDVRIKRADLPRENEQAVFERMAAERQRMAKQFRSEGEEEAVKIRAETDKDREIILADAYKKAQEVRGAGEARAINIYAKAYQRDPSFYEFVRTMDAYKKVFDERTKLVLTPESDFLRYLKEMK